The following proteins are co-located in the Silene latifolia isolate original U9 population chromosome 1, ASM4854445v1, whole genome shotgun sequence genome:
- the LOC141597905 gene encoding putative protein arginine N-methyltransferase 6, with protein sequence MLPTINGGDTNGHHQIPSGMSLSHRDKQRKARRLSGEDVVSDDAAPPCTDFDVAYFHSYAHLGIHEEMIKDHVRTDTYRNAIFKYQHLIAGKVVVDVGCGTGILSIFCAQAGAKRVYAVDASGIAVQANEVIKANNLTDIVKVLHGRVEDVDIDEEVDVIISEWMGYMLFYESMLGSVIIARDRWLKPGGLILPSHATLYLAPVTNPDRYSHSIDFWRNVYGIDMSAMVPLAKQCAFEEPSVEIISAENVLTWPHVVKYVDCYTVKAAELETVSSTFKLFSMMRAPLHGFAFWFDVEFEGPATLPTNNGATSSDDINTDHCENGGQRKRRTNPSEKLILSTAPEGPPTHWQQTLIYFYEPIEVEQDQLIEGSIALTQSKENRRFMNIHFEYTSGGRTFIKESVMR encoded by the exons ATGTTGCCGACAATCAACGGCGGCGACACCAACGGCCACCACCAAATTCCGTCGGGAATGAGTCTGAGTCACCGGGATAAGCAGCGTAAAGCTCGTCGATTATCAGGTGAAGATGTTGTCTCCGACGACGCAGCTCCTCCTTGTACTGATTTCGACGTCGCCTACTTTCACTCTTACGCTCATTTGGGCATTCACGAAGAGATGATTAAG GATCATGTCAGGACCGACACTTATCGGAATGCAATATTCAAGTATCAACACTTGATTGCAGGCAAA GTCGTTGTGGATGTTGGCTGTGGGACTGGCATTCTTTCTATATTTTGCGCACAAGCTGGTGCTAAAAGG GTTTATGCCGTTGACGCCAGTGGCATTGCTGTTCAG GCAAACGAAGTTATCAAAGCCAATAACCTGACAGACATTGTCAAAGTTTTGCATGGAAGAGTCGAG GATGTGGACATTGATGAAGAGGTTGATGTTATAATTTCTGAGTGGATGGGCTACATGCTTTTCTATGAG AGCATGCTAGGAAGTGTAATCATTGCTCGAGATCGCTGGCTGAAGCCTGGAGGTCTTATTCTTCCTTCACATGCAACG CTATATTTGGCTCCTGTTACGAATCCTGACAGATATAGTCATAGCATCGATTTCTGGCGTAACGTTTATGGAATTGACA TGTCCGCTATGGTGCCATTAGCCAAACAATGTGCTTTTGAAGAGCCCAGTGTAGAGATTATATCGGCTGAAAATGTCTTGACGTGGCCCCATGTG GTGAAGTATGTAGATTGTTATACCGTTAAAGCTGCAGAACTTGAAACTGTCTCATCAACATTTAAATTGTTTTCCATGATGCGAG CTCCGCTTCATGGTTTTGCGTTCTGGTTTGATGTTGAATTTGAGGGACCTGCTACTTTACCTACGAACAATGGAGCTACATCTTCTGATGATATAAATACGGACCACTGTGAAAATGGTGGACAAAGAAAGAGACGCACAAATCCTAGCGAAAAACTTATTCTCTCTACAGCCCCTGAAGGACCTCCGACGCATTGGCAACAG ACGCTGATCTACTTCTATGAGCCTATAGAAGTCGAGCAAGATCAACTCATTGAAGGATCTATAGCACTTACGCAGAGCAAAGAGAACAGGCGGTTCATGAATATCCATTTTGAATATAC ATCAGGTGGCCGAACGTTTATAAAAGAATCTGTTATGCGCTAA